One region of Hemiscyllium ocellatum isolate sHemOce1 chromosome 32, sHemOce1.pat.X.cur, whole genome shotgun sequence genomic DNA includes:
- the LOC132830896 gene encoding ORM1-like protein 3: protein MNVGTAHSEVNPNTRVMNSRGIWLSYILGIGLLHIILLSIPFFSVPVVWTLTNVIHNMGMYIFLHTVKGTPFETPDQGKARLLTHWEQMDYGVQFTASRKFLTITPIILYFLTSFYTKYDKLHFVINTVSLMSVLIPKLPQLHGVRIFGINKY, encoded by the exons ATGAATGTGGGCACTGCTCACAGTGAAGTGAACCCGAATACCCGGGTTATGAACAGCCGTGGGATCTGGCTGTCTTATATTCTGGGAATAGGTTTGCTTCACATCATTCTGTTGAGCATCCCATTCTTCAGTGTGCCAGTGGTATGGACACTCACTAATGTTATTCACAATATG GGAATGTACATATTTCTGCACACTGTGAAGGGAACGCCATTTGAAACTCCAGACCAAGGAAAGGCACGGCTGCTGACACACTGGGAACAGATGGACTATGGCGTACAGTTTACAGCCTCGCGCAAATTCCTCACAATCACACCTATTATCTT GTATTTTCTTACCAGTTTTTACACAAAATACGACAAGTTACATTTTGTTATAAATACAGTTTCGCTGATGAGCGTCCTCATCCCAAAGCTGCCTCAACTTCATGGAGTCAGAATCTTTGGCATCAACAAGTACTGA